Within Thermodesulfovibrionales bacterium, the genomic segment TCCGTCGATCCGATAGTCCAGTACCTTGAGCAGAAGCTTCATACGCGATATCACATTCCTAAATTCCCGGTAGATTCCGAGAGGGGAATAACGGGGCTCGACACCTCAATAAACCTCGCCATCCGCGAACTCAGAGAACGCCGGATCGGCGGCATCTATCTCCCGAATACCCGATGGTTTTTCGGAGAAGAGTCCGAGGGAGAGAGGAGAGGGGATTTTGCCCTGCAGCTCGCGGGATTGGCCGACATCTACGTCAACGACGCCTTCGGTTCATGGCAACCCCATGCCTCAACCTATGATATAACCCGCCTCCTCCCGTCTTATGCCGGCTTCCTCATGCAGCAGGAGATCGCAAACCTCGGCAGGGTACTCGATCCGGAAAGGCCTTTCCTCGCGGTCGTTGCAGGGGCAAAATACGATACCAAGATAAAACCGCTCTACGCGATATACGAGAAGGTGGACCGCCTCATCCTCGGTGGAGTCATCTATAACGCCTTTCTCTGCGCGAAGTATGACGTAAGGATGAAGGGAGTTCCTGAGGACGACATATCCCTCGCCCGTGAACTCGTAGAAAAGGATAGGGTACGGAGAAAGATCGTCGAACTCCCGGACATTGTCGAATCGGATACCCTCGAAGGCAGATTTGAAGGCAGATACCGGACGATCTCCGTTCGGGATTTCAGACCCGGCAACTCCTACGGGTATATCCTCGATATCGATCCCTTGTCTTTTGAAGACGGTGCCGTGGTTCAGGCGATGGGGACTGCAAAGACCATATTCGTGAATGCGGTGATGGGATATACCCCGCACTTCACCTCCGGTTCTCAGGCCCTGGACCATACGATAGACGGCAACAGTGCCGCGATGAAGATGTACGGCGGCGGCGACACGCTCCAGGAGTTCAAGAGCCTCTGTCCGGGGCTCTACCTCTCTGTCATCGACAATTCGAACTATTACTTCTTCACCGGGGGGGGCACGGTGCTGACGGCGATAGAGCAGGGCAGCCCCTATGGTCTCAAGCCCGTCCTCGCCCTCATGGAGGCGAGGAGGAGGACAAACAGATGAGACGTT encodes:
- a CDS encoding phosphoglycerate kinase; protein product: MMEDNTLHPNLPLIQDADLNGKVVLVRFDHNVVKKGEVRDPFRIDRTIGTLFNIVERGGRPILMSHVGRPKDKKTGAIQCRADESVDPIVQYLEQKLHTRYHIPKFPVDSERGITGLDTSINLAIRELRERRIGGIYLPNTRWFFGEESEGERRGDFALQLAGLADIYVNDAFGSWQPHASTYDITRLLPSYAGFLMQQEIANLGRVLDPERPFLAVVAGAKYDTKIKPLYAIYEKVDRLILGGVIYNAFLCAKYDVRMKGVPEDDISLARELVEKDRVRRKIVELPDIVESDTLEGRFEGRYRTISVRDFRPGNSYGYILDIDPLSFEDGAVVQAMGTAKTIFVNAVMGYTPHFTSGSQALDHTIDGNSAAMKMYGGGDTLQEFKSLCPGLYLSVIDNSNYYFFTGGGTVLTAIEQGSPYGLKPVLALMEARRRTNR